In Pseudomonas lalkuanensis, the following are encoded in one genomic region:
- a CDS encoding methyl-accepting chemotaxis protein: protein MSLRRSLRGQILTLLGGSLLLLLLIALACFHFLSSGIQSYRGLVDGTLEASSLVDEANLEFKVQVQEWKNVLLRGKEQESLNKYWSQFEGQEAKVQAVLGKLVVRAQAMGDSVLRSKVESLRNEHRNLGVAYRKGREAFIAAGADPVAGDNAVKGIDRAASEQMGALVAELHARGNQQSEAISASADSTVNLGIVVMLLSSLGIGLFSLWLINRNLIAPITSLIDYIAQLSQGNFGQRVEATREDELGRLARAANTLRDFLADTFNRLKQSTDQLDSASGELHAIASLMAEGTREQFSRTDQVATAMHEMSATAQEVARHAAEAAGAADQADHSAQQGGAVMQATIHSITGMRGEIANTAEVIRRLESDSGRIGKVLEVIRGIAEQTNLLALNAAIEAARAGDQGRGFAVVADEVRTLAQRTAESTAEIHQIIDTVQTGALNAVRAIESGQSRSEESVAQVTEAGAMLQRITDAVEAIRDMNRQIATAAEEQTSVAEDISRNLTEITAIATTNEGNVQRTQGASQHLQGLSGDLNQLTARLHA from the coding sequence ATGTCTCTGCGACGCTCCCTGCGTGGCCAGATCCTCACCCTGCTGGGCGGCAGCCTGCTATTACTGCTGCTGATCGCCCTGGCCTGTTTCCACTTCCTTTCCAGCGGCATCCAGTCCTATCGCGGGCTGGTGGACGGCACGCTGGAAGCATCGAGCCTTGTGGATGAGGCCAACCTCGAATTCAAGGTGCAGGTCCAGGAGTGGAAGAACGTGCTCCTGCGCGGCAAGGAGCAGGAGAGCCTGAACAAGTACTGGAGCCAGTTCGAAGGCCAGGAAGCCAAGGTCCAGGCCGTGCTCGGCAAGCTGGTGGTCAGGGCCCAGGCCATGGGCGACAGCGTCCTCAGGAGCAAGGTGGAAAGCCTGCGCAATGAACACCGCAACCTCGGCGTCGCCTACCGCAAGGGCCGCGAAGCGTTCATCGCCGCAGGCGCCGACCCGGTGGCCGGTGACAACGCGGTCAAGGGCATCGACCGTGCGGCCAGCGAGCAGATGGGCGCCCTGGTGGCCGAACTGCACGCCCGTGGCAACCAGCAGTCCGAGGCCATCAGCGCCAGCGCCGACAGCACCGTCAACCTCGGCATCGTGGTGATGCTGCTGTCGAGCCTCGGCATCGGCCTGTTCAGCCTGTGGCTGATCAATCGCAACCTGATCGCGCCCATCACCTCCCTGATCGACTACATCGCCCAGCTCAGCCAGGGCAACTTCGGCCAGCGTGTGGAGGCCACCCGCGAAGACGAACTGGGTCGCCTGGCCCGTGCCGCCAACACCCTGCGGGACTTCCTCGCCGACACCTTCAACCGCCTCAAGCAGAGCACCGACCAACTGGACAGCGCCAGCGGCGAACTCCACGCCATCGCCAGCCTGATGGCCGAAGGCACCCGCGAGCAGTTCTCCCGCACCGACCAGGTGGCGACCGCCATGCACGAGATGTCGGCCACCGCCCAGGAAGTCGCGCGCCATGCCGCCGAGGCCGCCGGCGCGGCTGACCAGGCCGATCATTCGGCGCAACAGGGCGGTGCCGTGATGCAGGCCACCATCCACAGCATCACCGGCATGCGTGGCGAGATCGCCAACACCGCCGAAGTGATCCGCCGCCTGGAAAGCGACAGCGGCCGCATCGGCAAGGTGCTGGAAGTGATTCGCGGCATCGCCGAGCAGACCAACCTGCTGGCCCTGAACGCCGCCATCGAAGCCGCCCGCGCGGGCGACCAGGGCCGTGGCTTCGCCGTAGTCGCCGACGAAGTCCGCACCCTGGCCCAGCGCACCGCCGAATCCACCGCCGAGATCCACCAGATCATCGACACCGTGCAGACCGGCGCCCTCAACGCCGTGCGCGCCATCGAGAGCGGGCAGAGCCGCAGCGAGGAAAGCGTCGCCCAGGTCACCGAGGCCGGCGCCATGCTGCAGCGCATCACCGATGCGGTGGAAGCGATCCGCGACATGAACCGGCAGATCGCCACGGCAGCGGAGGAGCAGACGTCCGTGGCCGAGGACATCTCGCGCAACCTCACCGAGATCACCGCCATCGCCACCACCAACGAGGGCAACGTGCAGCGCACCCAGGGCGCCAGCCAGCACCTGCAAGGTCTTTCCGGCGACCTCAACCAGCTCACCGCCCGCCTCCACGCCTGA
- a CDS encoding DUF1513 domain-containing protein yields MLRRQVLTLASLLLGAVGLGGWTLSRKGDSPLLLSARDDADGHHYAVGYRLDGTQVFATRVAQRCHDIVLHPSEPVALFVARRPGTESYLVDLTDGRLLQTLTSLKDRHFYGHGVWHRDGEWLYTTENDTTDPGRGMLGRYRFEGGQLIHDGELSTHGLGPHQVSWMPDGETLVVANGGIRTEAESRVEMNLDAMEPSLVLMRRDGSLLSKETLPQQMNSIRHLAIGADGTIVAGQQYMGDATDHADLLAIKRPGQPFEPFPLEDEQRLAMVQYTASVAIHDELRLVALTAPRGNRFFIWDLDSGAVRLDAPLPDCAGVGAVKDGFVVTSGQGRCRVYDCRGEQFIATPLQLPASFWDNHLHLA; encoded by the coding sequence ATGCTCCGCCGCCAGGTACTCACTCTCGCCAGCCTGCTGCTCGGTGCCGTTGGCCTGGGCGGCTGGACCCTGAGCCGCAAGGGCGATTCGCCCCTGCTGCTCTCCGCCCGCGACGACGCCGACGGCCATCATTACGCGGTCGGCTACCGCCTGGACGGCACGCAGGTGTTCGCCACCCGCGTCGCCCAGCGCTGCCATGACATCGTCCTGCACCCCAGCGAGCCGGTGGCGTTGTTCGTCGCCCGCCGTCCGGGTACCGAGAGCTACCTGGTGGACCTCACCGACGGCCGACTGTTGCAGACGCTGACTTCGCTGAAGGACCGCCACTTCTACGGCCATGGCGTCTGGCATCGCGACGGCGAATGGCTCTACACCACCGAGAACGACACCACCGACCCGGGCCGGGGCATGCTCGGCCGCTATCGCTTCGAAGGCGGCCAGCTGATCCACGACGGCGAGCTTTCCACCCACGGCCTGGGCCCGCACCAGGTGTCCTGGATGCCCGACGGCGAAACCCTGGTGGTGGCCAATGGCGGTATCCGCACCGAGGCGGAAAGCCGGGTGGAGATGAACCTCGATGCCATGGAGCCAAGCCTGGTGCTGATGCGCCGAGACGGCAGCCTGCTGTCGAAGGAAACCCTGCCGCAGCAGATGAACAGCATCCGTCACCTGGCCATCGGTGCCGACGGCACCATAGTCGCCGGCCAGCAGTACATGGGCGATGCCACGGACCATGCCGACCTGCTCGCCATCAAGCGTCCCGGCCAGCCCTTCGAGCCCTTCCCGCTGGAGGACGAGCAACGCCTGGCGATGGTCCAGTACACCGCCAGCGTCGCCATCCATGACGAACTGCGCCTGGTGGCCCTGACCGCGCCACGCGGCAACCGCTTCTTCATCTGGGACCTGGACAGCGGCGCCGTACGCCTGGACGCCCCCCTGCCGGACTGCGCCGGCGTCGGCGCGGTGAAGGACGGCTTCGTGGTCACCTCCGGCCAGGGCCGCTGCCGTGTCTACGACTGCCGTGGCGAACAGTTCATCGCCACGCCGCTGCAACTGCCGGCCAGTTTCTGGGACAACCACCTGCACCTGGCCTGA
- a CDS encoding imelysin family protein, with amino-acid sequence MIRKPLAAASLLAVAIALAGCGDDKKEAAAQQAAAPAATSTAAAPAAAAKVDEAEAKKVVAHYADLALAVFTDAHTTGVNLQKAVDAFLAKPDADTLKAAREAWLAARVPYMQTEVFRFGNPVVDDWEGQLNAWPLDEGLIDYVATDYQHALGNPGATANIIANTTIQVGEDKIDVTEITGEKLASLNELGGSEANVATGYHAIEFLLWGQDLNGTGPGAGNRPATDFVVGEGATGGHNERRREYLKAATDLLVSDLEYMVGQWKAGVADNYRAKLEAEPAESGLRKMLFGMGSLSLGELAGERMKVALEANSTEDEHDCFSDNTHNSHFYNGKGIRNVYLGEYKKVDGTTLTGPSLSSLVAKIDAQTDTTVKADLEATEGKLQALVDSANKGVHFDQLIAADNTAGQQLVRDAIASLVKQTGAIEEAASKLGITDLKPDNADHQF; translated from the coding sequence ATGATTCGTAAGCCCCTGGCAGCCGCCAGCCTGCTCGCTGTCGCCATTGCCCTCGCCGGTTGCGGTGACGACAAGAAAGAAGCTGCCGCACAGCAAGCCGCCGCCCCGGCCGCCACCAGCACTGCCGCAGCTCCGGCTGCCGCCGCCAAGGTCGACGAGGCCGAAGCCAAGAAGGTCGTTGCCCACTACGCCGACCTCGCCCTGGCCGTATTCACCGACGCCCACACCACCGGCGTGAACCTGCAGAAGGCCGTTGACGCCTTCCTCGCCAAGCCCGATGCCGACACCCTGAAAGCCGCCCGCGAAGCCTGGCTGGCCGCCCGCGTGCCCTACATGCAGACCGAAGTGTTCCGCTTCGGCAACCCGGTGGTGGACGACTGGGAAGGCCAGCTGAACGCCTGGCCGCTGGACGAAGGCCTGATCGACTACGTCGCCACTGACTACCAGCACGCCCTGGGCAACCCCGGCGCCACCGCCAACATCATCGCCAACACCACCATCCAGGTTGGCGAAGACAAGATCGACGTCACCGAGATCACCGGTGAGAAGCTGGCCAGCCTGAACGAGCTGGGCGGTTCCGAAGCCAACGTCGCCACCGGCTACCACGCCATCGAATTCCTCCTCTGGGGCCAGGACCTGAACGGCACCGGCCCGGGCGCCGGCAACCGTCCCGCCACCGACTTCGTCGTCGGCGAAGGCGCCACCGGTGGCCACAACGAGCGTCGCCGCGAGTACCTGAAGGCCGCCACCGACCTGCTGGTTTCCGACCTGGAATACATGGTCGGCCAGTGGAAAGCCGGCGTTGCCGACAACTACCGCGCCAAGCTGGAAGCCGAACCGGCCGAGTCCGGCCTGCGCAAGATGCTCTTCGGCATGGGCAGCCTGTCCCTTGGCGAGCTGGCCGGCGAACGCATGAAGGTCGCCCTGGAAGCCAACTCCACCGAAGACGAGCACGACTGCTTCAGCGACAACACCCACAACTCGCACTTCTACAACGGCAAGGGCATCCGCAACGTGTACCTGGGCGAGTACAAGAAGGTCGACGGCACCACCCTGACCGGCCCGAGCCTGTCCTCCCTGGTCGCCAAGATCGACGCCCAGACCGACACCACGGTGAAAGCCGACCTGGAAGCCACCGAAGGCAAACTGCAAGCCCTGGTGGACAGCGCCAACAAGGGCGTGCACTTCGACCAGCTGATCGCCGCCGACAACACCGCCGGTCAGCAACTGGTACGTGACGCCATCGCCTCCCTGGTCAAGCAGACCGGCGCCATCGAAGAAGCCGCCAGCAAGCTCGGCATCACCGACCTGAAGCCGGACAACGCCGATCACCAGTTCTGA
- a CDS encoding efflux RND transporter periplasmic adaptor subunit encodes MLLRRMLIMLGVVALVVLALAAYKGLSIYQQVQQFSAPQPPINVSAEKSVELPWQSRLPAIGSLKAFQGVDLTVEASGTVQDVLFLSGEKVRQGQPLIQMDSDVERATLATAEAELALARVEFERGRSLVSRQNISKSEFDRLSSELQAATGKVAQLKAMMDKKRIIAPFSGTIGIRQVDVGDFLSSGTIIATLQDLNTLFVDFFLPEQSAPLLAVGQKVRISVAAFPGEYFEGDIAALNPKVEESTRNLQVRAVLQNPDGKLLPGMFANLEVLLPGDTERVVVPESAITYTLYGNSVYVINEKKNAEGQPEKGQDGQPQLVVERRFVETGERRDGKVVILKGLQAGEQVVTSGQLKLDNGSHVAIVPDQTLATKPENQARAE; translated from the coding sequence ATGTTGCTCCGCCGCATGCTCATCATGCTGGGGGTGGTTGCACTCGTGGTGCTCGCCCTCGCCGCCTACAAAGGCCTCTCGATCTACCAGCAGGTCCAGCAGTTCTCTGCGCCCCAGCCGCCCATCAATGTCTCCGCCGAGAAATCCGTCGAGCTGCCCTGGCAAAGCCGCTTGCCCGCCATCGGCTCGCTGAAGGCCTTCCAGGGTGTCGACCTCACCGTGGAAGCCAGTGGCACCGTCCAGGACGTGCTGTTCCTCTCCGGCGAGAAGGTCAGACAGGGCCAGCCGCTGATCCAGATGGACAGCGATGTGGAACGCGCCACCCTGGCCACCGCCGAGGCCGAGCTGGCCCTGGCGCGCGTCGAGTTCGAACGCGGCCGCAGCCTGGTCAGCCGCCAGAACATCTCCAAGAGCGAGTTCGACCGCCTGTCCTCGGAACTCCAGGCCGCCACCGGCAAGGTCGCCCAGCTCAAGGCCATGATGGACAAGAAGCGCATCATCGCGCCCTTCTCCGGCACCATCGGCATCCGTCAGGTGGACGTGGGTGACTTCCTTTCCTCCGGCACCATCATCGCCACCCTGCAGGACCTGAACACCCTGTTCGTCGACTTCTTCCTGCCGGAGCAATCCGCTCCGCTGCTGGCGGTCGGACAGAAGGTACGCATCAGCGTGGCCGCCTTCCCCGGCGAGTACTTCGAAGGCGACATCGCCGCGCTCAACCCCAAGGTGGAGGAAAGCACCCGCAACCTGCAGGTCCGCGCGGTGCTGCAGAACCCCGACGGCAAGCTGCTGCCGGGCATGTTCGCCAACCTCGAAGTGCTGCTGCCGGGTGACACGGAGCGCGTGGTGGTGCCGGAAAGCGCCATTACCTACACGCTCTACGGCAACTCGGTGTACGTCATCAACGAGAAGAAGAACGCCGAGGGCCAGCCCGAGAAAGGCCAGGACGGCCAGCCCCAGCTGGTGGTGGAACGCCGCTTCGTCGAGACCGGTGAGCGTCGTGACGGCAAGGTCGTGATCCTCAAGGGCCTCCAGGCCGGCGAACAGGTGGTGACTTCCGGCCAGCTCAAGCTGGACAACGGTTCCCACGTCGCCATCGTCCCTGACCAGACCCTGGCCACCAAACCGGAAAATCAAGCCCGCGCCGAGTGA
- a CDS encoding multidrug efflux RND transporter permease subunit — protein sequence MAFTDPFIRRPVLATVVSLLIVLLGMQAFSKLVIRQYPQMENALITVTTAYPGANAETIQGYITQPLQQSLASAEGIDYMTSASQQNASVIQIYARIGANSDRLFTELLAKANEVKNQLPQDAEDPVLSKEAADSTALMYISFYSDELSNPQITDYLSRVIQPKLATLPGMAEAEILGNQVFAMRLWLDPVRMAAYGITANDIREAVRKYNFLSAAGEVKGQYVVTSINATTDLKSPDAFGAIPVKTVGDSRVLVRDIARVEMGAENYDSISSFDGIPSVYIGIKGTPSANPLDVIKHVRALMPELESQLPPNLKVSIAYDATRFIQASIDEVVKTLGEAVLIVIVVVFLFLGAFRSVLIPVITIPLSMIGVLFFMQLMGYSINLLTLLAMVLAIGLVVDDAIVVVENIHRHIEEGKTPFDAAIEGAREIAVPVISMTITLAAVYAPIGFLEGLTGALFREFALTLAGAVIISGIVALTLSPMMCSKLLRHDENPTGLAHRLDMIFDRLKRRYQHALHGTLNTRPVVVVFALIVLCLIPVLLKFTKSELAPDEDQGIVFIMSKAPQPTNLEYLNAYTDKFVTIFKEFPEYYSSFQINGFDGVQSGIGGFLLKPWDERERTQMELLHEVQGKLNQIPGLQIFGFNLPSLPGTGEGLPFQFVINTPNDYESLLQVTERIKARALESGKFAFLNVDLAFDKPEVVVDIDRAKAAQMGVSMEDLGSTLATLLGEGEINRFTIDGRSYKVIAQVERAYRDNPGWLSNYYVKSDSGAMVPLSTLISVHDSARPTRLKQFQQLNSAIIEGFPMVSMGEAIDTVSQIAREEAPRGYGFDYAGASRQYVQEGSALYVTFALALAIIFLVLAAQFESFRDPLVILVTVPLSICGALIPLFLGWSSMNIYTQVGLVTLIGLISKHGILIVEFANQLRREKGLSAREAVEEAAAIRLRPVLMTTAAMVFGMVPLIIATGAGAVSRFDIGLVIATGMSIGTLFTLFVLPCVYTLLAKKDLQPEGQLAASH from the coding sequence ATGGCTTTCACAGATCCTTTCATCCGTCGCCCGGTACTGGCGACCGTGGTCAGCCTGCTGATCGTGCTGCTGGGCATGCAGGCCTTCAGCAAACTGGTGATCCGCCAGTACCCGCAGATGGAAAACGCCCTGATCACGGTGACCACCGCCTACCCCGGTGCCAACGCCGAGACCATCCAGGGCTATATCACCCAACCGCTGCAACAGAGCCTGGCCAGCGCCGAAGGCATCGACTACATGACCTCGGCGAGCCAGCAGAACGCCTCGGTCATCCAGATCTACGCGCGCATCGGCGCCAACTCCGACCGGCTCTTCACTGAACTGCTGGCCAAGGCCAACGAAGTGAAGAACCAGCTGCCCCAGGACGCCGAAGACCCGGTGCTGTCCAAGGAAGCGGCAGACTCCACGGCGCTGATGTACATCAGCTTCTATAGCGATGAGCTGTCCAACCCGCAGATCACCGACTACCTGTCGCGGGTGATTCAGCCCAAGCTGGCCACCCTGCCCGGCATGGCCGAAGCGGAAATCCTCGGCAACCAGGTCTTCGCCATGCGCCTGTGGCTGGACCCGGTGCGGATGGCCGCCTATGGCATCACCGCCAACGACATCCGCGAAGCGGTGCGCAAGTACAACTTCCTCTCCGCCGCTGGCGAAGTGAAAGGCCAGTACGTGGTCACCAGCATCAACGCCACCACCGACCTCAAGTCGCCGGATGCCTTCGGCGCCATCCCGGTGAAGACGGTGGGTGACAGCCGCGTGCTGGTACGCGACATCGCACGGGTGGAAATGGGCGCGGAGAACTACGACTCCATCAGCTCGTTCGACGGCATCCCTTCGGTCTACATCGGCATCAAGGGCACCCCCAGCGCCAACCCGCTGGACGTGATCAAGCACGTGCGCGCGCTGATGCCGGAGCTGGAATCCCAGCTGCCGCCGAACCTCAAGGTATCCATCGCCTACGACGCCACCCGCTTCATCCAGGCCTCCATCGACGAAGTGGTGAAGACCCTTGGCGAAGCGGTGCTGATCGTGATCGTGGTCGTGTTCCTGTTCCTCGGCGCATTCCGCTCGGTGCTGATCCCGGTGATCACCATCCCGCTGTCGATGATCGGCGTGCTCTTCTTCATGCAGTTGATGGGTTACTCGATCAACCTGCTGACGCTGCTGGCCATGGTGCTCGCCATCGGCCTGGTGGTGGACGACGCCATCGTGGTGGTGGAGAACATCCACCGGCACATCGAAGAGGGCAAGACCCCCTTCGACGCCGCCATCGAGGGCGCCCGCGAGATCGCCGTACCGGTCATCTCGATGACCATCACCCTGGCGGCTGTGTACGCGCCCATCGGTTTCCTCGAGGGCCTGACCGGCGCGCTGTTCCGCGAATTCGCCCTGACCCTGGCGGGCGCGGTGATCATTTCCGGCATCGTCGCGCTGACCTTGTCGCCGATGATGTGCTCCAAGCTGCTGCGCCACGACGAGAACCCCACGGGTCTGGCGCACCGCCTGGACATGATCTTCGACCGCCTCAAGCGGCGCTACCAGCACGCCCTGCACGGCACCCTCAACACCCGTCCGGTGGTGGTGGTGTTCGCGCTCATCGTGCTGTGCCTGATCCCGGTGTTGCTGAAGTTCACCAAGAGCGAACTGGCCCCGGACGAAGACCAGGGCATCGTCTTCATCATGTCCAAGGCTCCGCAACCCACCAACCTGGAGTACCTGAACGCCTACACCGACAAGTTCGTGACGATCTTCAAGGAGTTTCCCGAGTACTACTCCTCGTTCCAGATCAACGGATTCGACGGCGTGCAGTCGGGCATCGGCGGCTTCCTGCTCAAGCCCTGGGATGAGCGCGAGCGCACCCAGATGGAGCTGCTCCACGAGGTCCAGGGCAAGCTCAACCAGATCCCAGGACTGCAGATCTTCGGCTTCAACCTGCCGTCGCTGCCGGGTACCGGTGAGGGCCTGCCGTTCCAGTTCGTGATCAACACCCCCAACGACTACGAGTCGCTGCTGCAGGTGACCGAGCGCATCAAGGCTCGCGCCCTGGAGTCGGGCAAGTTCGCCTTCCTCAACGTCGACCTGGCGTTCGACAAGCCGGAGGTGGTGGTGGACATCGACCGGGCCAAGGCCGCGCAGATGGGCGTTTCCATGGAAGACCTCGGCTCGACCCTGGCCACCCTGCTGGGCGAAGGGGAGATCAACCGCTTCACCATCGACGGCCGCAGCTACAAGGTGATCGCCCAGGTGGAACGCGCCTACCGGGACAATCCGGGTTGGCTGAGCAACTACTACGTGAAGAGCGATAGCGGCGCCATGGTGCCCCTGTCGACCCTGATCAGCGTGCATGACAGCGCCCGGCCTACCCGCCTGAAGCAGTTCCAGCAGCTCAACTCGGCAATCATCGAAGGCTTCCCGATGGTGAGCATGGGCGAGGCCATCGACACCGTGTCGCAGATCGCCCGCGAGGAAGCGCCGCGCGGCTACGGCTTCGACTACGCCGGCGCCTCGCGCCAGTACGTGCAGGAAGGCAGCGCACTCTACGTCACCTTCGCCCTGGCACTGGCGATCATCTTCCTGGTGCTGGCGGCGCAGTTCGAGAGCTTCCGCGACCCGCTGGTGATCCTGGTGACGGTGCCGCTGTCCATCTGCGGGGCACTGATCCCGCTGTTCCTCGGCTGGTCGAGCATGAACATCTACACCCAGGTGGGCCTGGTGACGCTGATCGGCCTGATCAGCAAGCACGGCATCCTGATCGTGGAGTTCGCCAACCAGCTGCGCCGCGAGAAGGGCCTGTCGGCCCGCGAAGCGGTGGAGGAAGCGGCCGCCATCCGCCTGCGTCCGGTCCTGATGACCACCGCGGCCATGGTGTTCGGCATGGTGCCGCTGATCATCGCCACCGGTGCCGGTGCGGTCAGCCGCTTCGACATCGGCCTGGTGATCGCCACCGGCATGTCCATCGGTACGCTGTTCACCCTCTTCGTGCTGCCGTGCGTGTACACGCTGCTGGCGAAGAAGGACCTGCAGCCCGAGGGCCAGCTGGCGGCCAGCCACTGA
- a CDS encoding imelysin family protein — protein MFRPKLLFTSLAALALGACTPQDQQAQTAAALAKEVILPTYSRWVEADRQLAASALAFCSGKEDLAKARADFLVAQKAWAELQPLMVGPLAEGNRAWQVQFWPDKKNLVGRQVEQLVKAQPNIDATALAKASVVVQGLSAYEYILFDSNLDLADNAQKERYCPLLQAIGERQKTLAEEILARWNSKDGMLDQLSKFPNQRYADSHEAISELLRVQVTALDTLKKKLGTPLGRQTKGLPQPMQAEAWRSGTSLSNVSAALASAESLWLGVDKHGIRSLLGDDQKALAEKIDAGYSEARGKLDALKQPLGELLASEEGRQQVNDFYDSLDRVQRLHSGDLAKALGVQLGFNANDGD, from the coding sequence ATGTTCCGCCCCAAACTGCTGTTCACCAGCCTCGCCGCACTGGCCCTCGGCGCCTGCACCCCGCAGGACCAGCAGGCGCAGACCGCAGCCGCCCTGGCCAAGGAAGTGATCCTGCCAACCTACAGCCGTTGGGTCGAAGCGGACCGCCAGCTCGCCGCCAGCGCCCTGGCCTTCTGCTCCGGCAAGGAAGACCTGGCCAAGGCGCGTGCGGACTTCCTGGTTGCGCAAAAAGCCTGGGCCGAGCTGCAGCCGCTGATGGTGGGCCCTCTGGCCGAAGGCAACCGCGCGTGGCAGGTGCAGTTCTGGCCGGACAAGAAGAACCTGGTCGGCCGCCAGGTGGAGCAACTGGTCAAGGCCCAGCCGAACATCGACGCCACCGCCCTGGCCAAGGCCAGCGTGGTCGTGCAGGGCCTGTCCGCCTACGAGTACATCCTCTTCGACAGCAACCTGGACTTGGCCGACAACGCCCAGAAGGAGCGCTACTGCCCGCTGCTGCAGGCCATCGGTGAACGCCAGAAGACCCTGGCCGAGGAAATCCTCGCGCGCTGGAACAGCAAGGACGGCATGCTCGACCAACTGAGCAAGTTCCCCAACCAGCGTTACGCCGACTCCCACGAAGCCATCTCCGAGCTGCTGCGCGTCCAGGTCACCGCCCTGGATACGCTGAAGAAGAAGCTCGGCACCCCGCTGGGCCGCCAGACCAAGGGCCTGCCCCAGCCAATGCAAGCCGAAGCCTGGCGCAGCGGAACCTCCCTCTCCAACGTCTCCGCCGCCCTGGCCAGCGCCGAGTCCCTCTGGCTGGGCGTCGACAAGCACGGCATCCGCAGCCTGCTGGGCGACGACCAGAAGGCCCTGGCGGAGAAGATCGATGCCGGCTACAGCGAGGCCCGCGGCAAGCTCGACGCCCTCAAGCAGCCCCTGGGCGAGCTGCTGGCCAGCGAAGAAGGCCGCCAGCAGGTCAACGACTTCTACGACAGCCTGGATCGCGTCCAGCGCCTGCACTCCGGCGACCTGGCCAAGGCCCTGGGCGTGCAGCTCGGCTTCAACGCCAACGACGGTGACTGA
- a CDS encoding di-heme oxidoreductase family protein: MLAPPALSRLSPLLLALSLSACDDAPRFTQAEPGERLSGGATTVRQFDHNAFSMPSANLTPSRRLDFSVGNSFFRNPWVIAPATTTARDGLGPLFNTNACQNCHVKDGRGHPPAPGANNAVSMLVRLSIPADASAEHARQLERLGVVPEPVYGGQLQDVAIPGVEPEGKVRVSYDSLPVTFADGTTVELRKPRLEISRLGYGPMHPDTLFSARVAPPMIGLGLLEAIPESAILANADPDDANGDGIRGRANQVWDDVAGKTVTGRFGWKAGQPNLNQQNFHAFSGDMGLTTNSLPKDDCTAAQAACKAAVSGGEPEVSDNILSLVLFYTRNLAVPARRGADAAQVLDGKGLFHQAGCQACHTPSFTTAASAAEPELANQVIRPYSDLLLHDMGEGLADGRPEFQAGGRDWRTPPLWGIGLTEAVSGHTQFLHDGRARNLLEAILWHGGEAEAAKQKVLTYNAEQRAALLAFLNSL; encoded by the coding sequence ATGCTCGCTCCACCGGCCCTTAGCCGCCTGTCGCCCCTGCTGCTGGCCCTCAGTCTCAGTGCCTGTGACGACGCTCCGCGGTTCACCCAGGCCGAACCCGGCGAGCGCCTCTCCGGCGGTGCCACGACGGTCCGCCAGTTCGACCACAACGCCTTCTCCATGCCATCGGCCAACCTGACACCTTCGCGCCGGCTGGATTTCAGCGTGGGTAACAGCTTCTTCCGCAACCCTTGGGTGATCGCCCCCGCCACCACCACGGCGCGTGACGGCCTGGGCCCTCTGTTCAACACCAACGCCTGCCAGAACTGCCATGTGAAGGACGGCCGTGGCCATCCTCCAGCTCCGGGCGCGAACAATGCGGTGTCCATGCTGGTGCGCCTGTCGATCCCCGCCGACGCATCGGCCGAACATGCGCGGCAACTCGAACGCCTGGGCGTGGTGCCGGAGCCGGTGTACGGTGGCCAGCTGCAGGACGTCGCGATTCCCGGCGTCGAGCCCGAGGGCAAGGTGCGGGTCAGCTACGACAGCCTGCCGGTGACCTTTGCCGACGGCACCACCGTCGAGCTGCGCAAGCCACGCCTGGAAATCTCCCGGCTCGGCTACGGCCCGATGCACCCGGACACCCTGTTCTCCGCGCGGGTCGCCCCGCCGATGATCGGACTCGGCCTGCTGGAAGCGATTCCGGAATCCGCGATCCTCGCCAATGCCGACCCCGATGACGCCAATGGCGATGGCATACGCGGCCGCGCCAACCAGGTCTGGGACGATGTCGCCGGCAAGACGGTAACCGGTCGCTTCGGCTGGAAGGCCGGTCAGCCGAACCTGAACCAACAGAATTTTCACGCTTTCTCTGGTGATATGGGCCTGACCACCAACTCCCTGCCAAAGGACGACTGCACGGCGGCACAGGCCGCCTGCAAGGCCGCGGTGAGTGGTGGCGAGCCGGAAGTCAGCGATAACATCCTGTCCCTCGTACTGTTCTATACCCGCAACCTGGCCGTACCGGCCCGTCGCGGGGCGGACGCCGCGCAGGTGCTGGATGGCAAGGGCCTGTTCCACCAGGCCGGCTGCCAGGCATGCCATACCCCGAGTTTCACCACCGCGGCCAGTGCCGCAGAACCCGAGCTGGCCAACCAGGTGATCCGTCCCTACAGCGACCTGCTGCTCCATGACATGGGTGAAGGCCTGGCCGATGGCCGCCCTGAGTTCCAGGCCGGAGGTCGCGACTGGCGCACCCCGCCGCTGTGGGGTATCGGCCTGACCGAAGCGGTGAGCGGACACACCCAGTTCCTGCACGATGGCCGTGCACGCAACCTGCTGGAAGCCATTCTGTGGCACGGCGGTGAAGCCGAAGCGGCGAAGCAGAAGGTCCTGACTTACAACGCCGAGCAGCGAGCCGCGCTGCTGGCTTTCCTGAATTCCCTTTAA